Proteins from one Ardenticatena maritima genomic window:
- a CDS encoding 4a-hydroxytetrahydrobiopterin dehydratase, whose amino-acid sequence MSDVLLDHDQVRALLDEAGLTAWKVVENALERTFATEGWPTSLLLTNAIGYICEAAWHHADIHVSYNRVVVHLTTHSAGGITMKDVELARKIEEITMWRPAEGAALSGIQRPFVS is encoded by the coding sequence ATGAGCGATGTTCTGCTTGACCATGACCAGGTGCGTGCGTTGCTGGATGAAGCCGGTTTGACAGCGTGGAAAGTGGTGGAGAATGCGCTGGAACGTACATTCGCCACAGAGGGGTGGCCCACCTCGCTCTTGCTCACGAATGCGATTGGCTACATTTGCGAGGCGGCATGGCATCACGCCGATATTCACGTCTCGTACAACCGTGTAGTCGTCCACCTGACAACGCACTCCGCCGGCGGTATCACGATGAAAGATGTGGAATTAGCGCGCAAAATCGAAGAAATCACCATGTGGCGACCAGCCGAAGGTGCTGCGCTGAGCGGTATTCAGCGCCCCTTTGTCTCGTAA
- a CDS encoding threonine/serine exporter family protein, with the protein MNANTWMEWGWLLLRDAWWSAIAALGFAVLFSVPPRLLWGCMLGGAVGHMVRTFCMQMGLSIEAGTLLGAMAIGLLGEWLARRTHTPALVFTVSAAIPMVPGAFAFGTMLNLIDFSNTPDAGAGQVLLWQAAYDAIKTALVLAAIAFGITWPALVLRRPRPVV; encoded by the coding sequence ATGAACGCAAACACATGGATGGAATGGGGTTGGCTTTTGTTGCGTGATGCTTGGTGGTCGGCAATTGCGGCGTTGGGGTTTGCCGTTTTGTTTAGCGTGCCGCCGCGCTTGTTGTGGGGGTGTATGCTCGGCGGTGCGGTCGGGCACATGGTGCGCACATTCTGCATGCAAATGGGGCTTAGTATTGAAGCCGGGACGCTGTTGGGGGCAATGGCGATTGGTTTGTTGGGGGAATGGCTGGCGCGGCGCACGCACACGCCGGCGCTGGTGTTTACCGTTTCGGCGGCGATTCCGATGGTGCCGGGGGCGTTTGCTTTTGGCACCATGCTCAATTTGATTGACTTCTCGAATACGCCGGATGCGGGTGCGGGGCAGGTTTTGCTTTGGCAAGCGGCATATGACGCCATCAAAACAGCGCTGGTGTTAGCGGCGATTGCGTTTGGCATTACGTGGCCGGCGCTGGTGCTACGGCGACCGCGCCCGGTGGTATGA
- a CDS encoding histidine phosphatase family protein, which translates to MHSPHTPTDIWLIRHGETEANASGRLQGQTDTPLSARGRDQAAQLAARLARLARHAPFAALYTSDLQRAAQTAAIIGQALGLEPHPDSRLREGDLGAWTGKTFEEVRRAFPEECAYIQRTNDPHHPRGGGESYVQMQTRIVAAINEYAARHPGERILVVSHGGVLRTYLAHVLHLPLEHAWRLHLGNTGISRVVFKTRPSTAGMTPGMLMCLNDMAHLEPEEKEHV; encoded by the coding sequence ATGCACAGCCCGCACACACCAACCGACATATGGCTGATTCGCCACGGGGAAACAGAAGCAAACGCCAGTGGTCGCTTGCAAGGGCAAACCGATACGCCCCTTTCCGCACGCGGGCGCGACCAGGCGGCACAACTGGCGGCACGGTTGGCGCGTCTTGCGCGCCATGCGCCATTTGCCGCGCTGTACACCAGCGACTTGCAACGTGCCGCACAGACCGCTGCGATAATCGGGCAGGCGTTAGGGCTTGAACCCCACCCGGACAGCCGCCTGCGCGAAGGGGATTTAGGCGCATGGACGGGGAAAACCTTTGAGGAAGTCCGCCGAGCGTTTCCCGAAGAATGCGCCTACATACAACGCACCAATGACCCTCACCATCCGCGGGGTGGTGGAGAATCCTACGTGCAAATGCAAACGCGCATTGTGGCGGCAATAAACGAGTACGCCGCCCGCCACCCGGGCGAGCGTATCCTTGTGGTCTCGCATGGCGGCGTGCTGCGCACGTACCTGGCGCACGTTCTCCACCTTCCACTTGAACACGCCTGGCGTTTGCATCTAGGCAACACGGGCATCTCGCGCGTGGTCTTCAAAACACGCCCCAGTACCGCCGGCATGACGCCCGGCATGCTCATGTGTCTCAACGACATGGCGCATCTGGAACCCGAAGAAAAAGAGCACGTTTGA
- a CDS encoding HD domain-containing phosphohydrolase — translation MRDTSRHVNPTHLRALLVEDNPNDARTIMAALHTVSAFTWDIVSVETLSEACEIVLQQAFDIVFLDLNLPDSTGVHTVKKFIAAAPTVPIIVLTAVHSRHITSMVLQLGAEEYLLKDELNHTNLERVIRYAIDRKRAEQTLRESEERYRTLVEQSPDAIIIHADGQIVFANQRAAEFVGAASPRDLVGRNPLDFIHPDEHPISIARIRHMLTTGEPVPPQQHRIVRVDGSVLHTEIVSSPLMWQGRPAIQVLVRNISDRIRQEKRWQAIATLADALRDITRLEEVYTLAAEVIKDQLNAAAVALLEQRSPDTFLIACTTGAWEALQGHSVQIDPDFAQTALQQKSAAALSLNEIQDVLTHQKFPFYEDLQTMDALAYVPLRSHHDTFGLVIIGTNKMPDEQDLALLTLLADFTASACRRVQLYEETRRQLHRMTALRDIAVAMTGSLELHLTADILLSHTTTLLEADAAALLVLDEESMTLSHLANYGFLFRDIEQAYVRVGQGLAGTVARTRKVVWSNAPLYDERATSVHRDLMEKEGFVLYHGAPLLARGVLKGVLEVYHRHPVSIDKEWLEMLHLITNQAAVAIDVLSLVDASRRAHLQLRIAYDETIEGWARALELRDHETEGHSRRVTAATLALARRVGVPDKDLLHIRRGALLHDIGKIGIPDAILNKPGPLTPEEWEVMRLHPVYAYELLSPIEYLRPAIDIPYCHHEKWDGSGYPRGLAEHQIPLAARLFAIVDVWDALSHDRPYRRAWPQEKVIAYLREQAGKHFDPDILPLFLLMLESGELAHLG, via the coding sequence ATGCGAGATACCTCGCGCCACGTCAACCCCACACATTTGCGCGCCTTGCTGGTTGAAGACAACCCAAACGACGCGCGCACCATCATGGCGGCGTTGCATACCGTTTCCGCCTTTACGTGGGATATCGTTTCTGTCGAAACCCTCTCTGAAGCATGTGAGATCGTCTTGCAACAAGCATTCGACATTGTTTTTTTGGACCTCAACTTACCTGACTCCACCGGTGTACACACGGTCAAGAAATTTATTGCCGCCGCGCCAACTGTTCCCATCATTGTGCTGACAGCAGTCCACTCGCGCCATATCACCTCGATGGTTTTACAACTCGGCGCAGAAGAATATCTGCTGAAAGATGAACTCAACCATACCAATCTTGAACGTGTCATACGCTATGCCATAGACCGCAAACGCGCTGAACAAACACTGCGCGAAAGCGAAGAACGGTATCGTACCCTGGTTGAACAATCACCAGACGCCATCATCATTCACGCCGACGGGCAAATTGTGTTCGCCAATCAGCGCGCGGCCGAATTTGTCGGTGCCGCCTCCCCCCGCGACTTAGTGGGGCGCAATCCACTTGATTTTATTCACCCTGATGAACACCCCATCTCCATTGCGCGTATCCGCCACATGCTCACCACCGGCGAACCGGTGCCCCCCCAACAACACCGCATTGTGCGGGTTGATGGCAGCGTGCTCCACACCGAAATCGTCTCGTCGCCGCTCATGTGGCAAGGACGCCCAGCCATTCAAGTATTGGTGCGCAATATCAGCGACCGCATACGCCAGGAAAAACGCTGGCAAGCCATAGCCACCCTTGCCGACGCCTTGCGAGACATCACCCGACTCGAAGAGGTGTACACCCTTGCGGCTGAGGTGATCAAAGACCAACTCAACGCAGCTGCGGTCGCCCTTCTGGAACAACGCTCACCAGACACATTTTTGATTGCCTGCACAACCGGCGCATGGGAAGCCCTGCAAGGGCACTCTGTTCAAATTGACCCTGACTTTGCCCAAACCGCCTTGCAACAAAAAAGCGCCGCTGCGCTCTCTCTCAATGAGATTCAAGATGTACTGACACACCAAAAGTTTCCATTTTATGAAGATTTGCAGACCATGGATGCACTGGCCTATGTTCCCTTGCGCAGCCATCATGACACCTTTGGGCTTGTTATTATCGGCACAAACAAAATGCCCGATGAGCAAGACCTTGCGTTGCTCACGCTCCTCGCCGATTTTACAGCCAGTGCGTGCCGGCGTGTCCAACTCTACGAAGAAACCCGACGCCAACTTCACCGCATGACCGCCCTGCGTGATATCGCCGTGGCGATGACTGGCAGCCTTGAATTGCATCTCACCGCCGATATTCTGCTCTCGCACACCACCACTTTGCTCGAAGCAGACGCCGCTGCGTTGCTGGTACTGGATGAAGAAAGCATGACGCTTTCGCATCTCGCCAACTACGGCTTCTTGTTCCGTGACATCGAACAAGCATATGTGCGCGTAGGCCAAGGCTTAGCGGGAACGGTCGCCCGTACACGCAAGGTTGTCTGGTCAAATGCGCCCCTCTATGACGAACGGGCAACATCCGTCCATCGAGACCTGATGGAAAAAGAGGGGTTCGTTCTCTATCACGGTGCGCCGCTTCTGGCGCGTGGGGTGCTGAAAGGCGTTCTAGAAGTGTACCATCGCCATCCTGTTTCTATTGACAAAGAATGGCTCGAAATGCTGCACCTCATCACCAACCAGGCCGCCGTCGCGATTGACGTTCTCTCATTGGTAGATGCCAGCCGCCGCGCACATTTGCAATTGCGCATTGCCTACGACGAAACCATCGAAGGATGGGCGCGCGCGCTTGAACTGCGCGACCATGAAACCGAAGGGCACAGTCGCCGTGTAACCGCCGCAACACTCGCGCTTGCTCGCCGCGTTGGCGTCCCCGATAAGGATTTACTTCACATTCGGCGTGGGGCTTTGCTGCACGATATTGGTAAAATCGGCATTCCAGACGCCATCCTCAACAAGCCGGGACCACTCACCCCCGAAGAGTGGGAAGTGATGCGCTTGCATCCGGTCTATGCCTATGAACTCCTTTCGCCCATCGAATACCTGCGCCCCGCCATTGATATCCCCTACTGCCACCACGAAAAATGGGACGGCAGCGGGTATCCCCGCGGGCTGGCAGAGCACCAAATTCCCCTCGCAGCGCGCTTGTTTGCCATCGTAGACGTGTGGGACGCCCTCTCCCACGACCGCCCATACCGCCGCGCGTGGCCACAGGAAAAAGTCATCGCCTATCTTCGCGAGCAGGCTGGGAAACATTTCGACCCAGACATTCTGCCTCTCTTTTTGCTTATGCTGGAAAGCGGCGAACTGGCACATCTCGGGTAA
- a CDS encoding PAS domain S-box protein, with product MQTLESRQPAAFDTPAVREMTLLADAIQRTYQRMADHLHKVEAYQDMIWNMPLGVLRLDTEGRILSANAAAATIAGVSSAIALVGRSIHEFWRDDDAAEQWRTSIANATHPITLTPIAWRRADGTPRWARLDISPVFDAEGTLVELLCALTDITEPIEAREHLRIAEQRYRFLVESASEGICTIDQEGRIRYANAAFAALVGMPREQLEGLSWKQLCFEEDIPRAYQLWQHQSSTAEFRIRRADGTERWAYISVGELPAPQPHAERWIVLATDIQAQKEARDALAQSEAYFRALVQHSRDSILVLDEHLRVRFMSDAGLRFSGYAPDEVLGQPLEYLLVPEDRPYARERLQEALQNPDRAVSAIARYRRKNGTVRTLACIATNLLHNPIVRGIVINAHDIHDYVLLQQELERALQNASSDQWFESHLLAMASEFTKPLHRIANNLNHVLTDSELGTSHTQAIEDALETTRTLHTLVDEMVRSAIIVAQDTAFTEVDLNELVQAILKALAPLIQTYQTTVILDELPRVQGHPAQLSLLFQALLEYSIQHTNTSTPLLRLSAERDDEMWKIAIYSSGTSIAPENMARLFTSLLTQETDLTPGTRLRFVSCRHIVERHAGRIWAHTEPDRGTTFYFTLPTASPSNTNDA from the coding sequence GTGCAAACACTCGAAAGCCGTCAACCGGCGGCATTCGATACGCCCGCCGTGCGTGAAATGACCCTGCTCGCCGACGCCATTCAGCGCACATATCAACGCATGGCAGACCATCTTCACAAAGTTGAAGCCTACCAAGACATGATTTGGAACATGCCGCTGGGGGTCCTGCGGCTCGATACCGAAGGGCGTATTCTCTCGGCGAACGCCGCCGCCGCCACAATTGCCGGCGTCTCCTCAGCCATTGCCCTTGTTGGGCGCTCCATACACGAATTTTGGCGCGACGATGACGCCGCCGAACAATGGCGAACATCCATCGCCAATGCCACACATCCCATCACGCTGACACCAATTGCCTGGCGTCGTGCCGATGGCACACCACGCTGGGCGCGCCTGGACATCTCGCCTGTTTTCGACGCCGAAGGAACGCTTGTGGAACTGCTCTGTGCGCTCACCGACATCACCGAGCCGATTGAAGCCCGCGAACACCTGCGCATCGCCGAGCAACGCTACCGCTTTCTGGTGGAGTCGGCATCAGAGGGGATTTGCACCATTGACCAAGAGGGACGTATTCGGTATGCCAACGCCGCTTTTGCCGCGCTGGTTGGCATGCCTCGCGAGCAGCTTGAAGGGCTTTCCTGGAAACAACTCTGCTTTGAGGAAGATATTCCCCGCGCGTATCAACTCTGGCAACATCAATCTTCCACCGCCGAATTCCGCATACGCCGCGCCGATGGGACGGAACGCTGGGCGTACATCTCCGTCGGCGAATTGCCGGCGCCCCAACCCCATGCCGAACGCTGGATTGTGTTAGCCACCGATATTCAAGCCCAGAAAGAAGCCCGCGACGCGCTAGCACAGAGCGAAGCCTATTTCCGGGCGCTCGTCCAACATTCGCGTGATTCAATTCTGGTGCTTGACGAGCACTTACGCGTACGGTTCATGAGCGACGCCGGTTTACGCTTTTCGGGATACGCTCCGGACGAGGTCTTGGGGCAACCGCTCGAATACTTGCTGGTACCCGAAGACCGCCCATACGCACGTGAACGCCTGCAAGAGGCCTTGCAAAACCCCGACCGCGCTGTTTCGGCAATTGCGCGATACCGACGCAAAAACGGCACCGTGCGCACCCTTGCATGCATCGCTACCAATCTGCTGCACAACCCCATCGTGCGCGGTATCGTCATCAATGCGCATGACATTCACGACTACGTGCTCTTGCAGCAAGAACTCGAACGCGCTCTGCAAAACGCTTCCAGCGATCAATGGTTTGAAAGCCATCTCCTCGCAATGGCGAGCGAATTTACCAAACCACTGCATCGTATTGCCAACAACCTCAATCACGTGCTGACGGATAGCGAACTGGGAACATCGCACACCCAGGCGATAGAAGACGCCTTGGAGACCACACGCACACTCCACACGCTCGTAGATGAGATGGTGCGCTCGGCAATCATCGTTGCCCAAGATACCGCTTTCACCGAAGTGGACCTGAACGAACTCGTCCAGGCGATCTTGAAGGCACTTGCGCCGCTCATTCAAACCTATCAAACCACCGTCATTCTGGACGAATTGCCGCGCGTTCAGGGGCACCCCGCCCAGCTTTCTCTGCTTTTCCAGGCGCTCCTTGAATACAGCATCCAACATACCAACACGTCAACGCCGTTGCTGCGCCTTTCAGCCGAACGCGACGACGAAATGTGGAAAATTGCCATCTACAGCAGCGGAACAAGCATTGCCCCCGAAAATATGGCGCGTTTATTCACGTCGTTACTCACCCAGGAAACAGACCTGACGCCAGGCACGCGTTTGCGTTTTGTGAGTTGCCGCCATATTGTTGAGCGCCACGCGGGACGTATCTGGGCGCACACAGAACCCGATAGAGGCACAACTTTTTACTTTACGTTGCCAACCGCCTCCCCATCAAACACCAATGACGCATAA
- a CDS encoding DMT family transporter, which translates to MQTLSPQRHPPFPPILALLVGVVAVSTGAIFIRLADEAPALVIAAYRVGLAVLILLPIAWWRARDELRRLAWQDIRLALLAGVFLAIHFITWVSSLDYTTVASSVVLVNTNPLWVALLTPFISHDRLSRRAIFGIVVSVIGGVIVGMGDFAVGGKALWGDILAILGSISAALYILMGRRLRQHLSLLVYVTLCYGMAAVLLWALVLILGYPITGYQPATYGWFLAMALVPQLIGHSAYNWALEWFSAGVIAVSLLGEPIGSTLLAYFILGEAVTIPKIIGGAFILGGIYIVTRAEPEELVEDIAHAQGVD; encoded by the coding sequence ATGCAAACGCTCTCTCCGCAGCGCCATCCTCCCTTTCCGCCCATTCTGGCATTGCTGGTAGGCGTTGTCGCCGTCTCAACCGGCGCCATTTTCATTCGCCTGGCAGATGAAGCCCCCGCCCTGGTGATTGCCGCCTACCGTGTCGGGCTTGCGGTTCTCATCTTGTTGCCCATCGCCTGGTGGCGCGCACGCGACGAACTCCGCCGCCTGGCATGGCAAGACATTCGCCTGGCATTGCTGGCGGGCGTGTTTCTGGCCATCCACTTCATCACGTGGGTCTCTTCGCTCGACTACACGACGGTTGCCAGCAGCGTCGTGCTTGTCAACACCAACCCACTCTGGGTGGCGCTACTCACGCCTTTTATCAGCCACGACCGCCTTTCGCGGCGCGCCATTTTCGGCATCGTTGTGAGCGTCATTGGGGGCGTCATCGTCGGCATGGGCGACTTTGCGGTTGGCGGCAAAGCGCTGTGGGGCGATATCCTCGCCATCTTGGGGAGCATCAGCGCCGCGCTCTACATCCTGATGGGGCGACGTTTGCGCCAACATCTCTCGCTTCTCGTCTACGTAACGCTCTGCTATGGTATGGCCGCTGTGCTTTTGTGGGCGCTGGTGCTCATACTGGGCTATCCCATCACCGGTTATCAGCCGGCTACGTATGGGTGGTTTCTGGCTATGGCGCTTGTGCCACAATTGATTGGGCACAGCGCCTACAACTGGGCGCTTGAATGGTTCAGCGCCGGTGTGATAGCCGTCAGCCTCTTGGGCGAACCCATCGGGAGCACCCTGCTGGCTTACTTCATTCTGGGCGAAGCGGTTACCATCCCGAAAATTATCGGCGGCGCTTTTATCCTGGGCGGCATTTACATCGTCACCCGTGCCGAGCCGGAGGAATTGGTTGAAGACATCGCCCACGCACAAGGAGTTGACTAA
- a CDS encoding proton-conducting transporter transmembrane domain-containing protein, whose translation MIATLLVLGLPLFAAPLAYLLRRQEVLAAGIVIVTLAVHTFLLWNYPPATFDVLGRTLALGRTGRVFLISANVWVIGATLYTLRISQGWSIYPFWLVVQALFTGVFLFQDFVLRMLVFKSAWLLAILLIQSGTMERTRAATRMLIVIMLATPVLLAGGLLVGRISTDAADLSLAPAAGTLLALGTALILAIFPFHAWVPQATEDGPPLVTAWVVGLFGTVFLMTLVELLAQNPWVLTFGGMSTLLRGAGFILAISGGLFAFSETHLGRLWAYSILADQGYILLALSLGGASGLRIVLFLLGARLLALLLSGMAIATIRYRLTSLEFDALPGTAQRLPLTYLALLGGGLSFFGLPLSAGFAGHWMTLRAIFPDASIWFWGTLAATLLGVLGYVRALHVAVRLDHDGAAITDPEPLPVAILMLGVVALSSLIALAPQTLLPLIQFVLEALRSA comes from the coding sequence ATGATTGCGACGTTGTTGGTGCTGGGGTTGCCGCTTTTTGCCGCACCGCTCGCGTACCTCCTCCGCCGTCAAGAAGTGCTGGCGGCTGGCATTGTGATTGTCACACTCGCCGTCCACACCTTCTTGTTGTGGAACTATCCGCCGGCTACGTTTGACGTGCTGGGGCGCACGTTGGCGCTGGGGCGCACAGGGCGCGTGTTTCTCATCAGCGCCAACGTTTGGGTGATTGGCGCGACACTCTACACACTGCGCATCTCCCAAGGCTGGAGCATCTACCCCTTCTGGCTGGTTGTGCAGGCGCTGTTCACGGGCGTCTTCCTGTTTCAGGATTTCGTGTTGCGCATGCTGGTTTTCAAAAGCGCCTGGTTGCTGGCGATTTTGCTCATTCAAAGCGGCACCATGGAACGCACTCGTGCGGCGACCCGCATGCTCATCGTGATTATGCTGGCGACGCCGGTTCTTCTTGCGGGGGGGCTTCTGGTCGGGCGCATCAGCACCGACGCGGCGGACTTGTCGCTTGCACCGGCTGCGGGCACACTTTTGGCGCTGGGCACCGCGCTGATTCTGGCAATTTTCCCCTTTCACGCCTGGGTGCCGCAAGCCACGGAAGACGGTCCCCCGCTCGTCACAGCATGGGTGGTCGGGTTGTTTGGCACGGTCTTCCTCATGACATTGGTAGAACTGCTCGCCCAAAACCCATGGGTGCTGACCTTCGGAGGCATGAGCACGTTATTGCGGGGGGCGGGATTTATCCTTGCCATCAGCGGCGGGCTGTTTGCGTTCAGTGAAACGCATCTGGGGCGTCTGTGGGCGTACAGCATTCTCGCCGACCAGGGCTACATTTTGTTGGCGCTGAGCCTGGGGGGCGCAAGCGGCTTGCGCATCGTGCTCTTCCTGCTTGGGGCACGCCTGCTGGCGCTCTTGCTGAGCGGAATGGCAATTGCCACCATTCGCTACCGCCTTACCTCCCTCGAATTTGACGCCCTGCCAGGTACGGCGCAACGCCTGCCGCTGACGTACCTGGCGCTCCTGGGTGGGGGGCTTTCGTTCTTTGGATTACCGCTCTCCGCCGGCTTTGCGGGGCACTGGATGACGTTGCGCGCCATTTTCCCGGACGCTTCCATCTGGTTTTGGGGCACCCTTGCCGCCACCTTGTTGGGCGTGCTGGGGTATGTGCGCGCGCTCCATGTGGCGGTGCGCCTTGACCATGATGGCGCTGCCATCACAGACCCCGAACCGCTTCCTGTTGCCATTCTCATGTTGGGCGTTGTGGCGCTCTCATCGCTGATTGCCCTCGCGCCACAAACTCTCTTGCCCCTCATCCAATTTGTGCTGGAAGCCTTGCGGAGCGCCTAG
- a CDS encoding cupin domain-containing protein: MEIINVFDTRIPWGTSAHHIATRFKDLGVEGATNGVKMLFVEIAPGGRIMLHAHGAEVFFVLEGQGRFTIEHEEADILPGDRIIVPRGHIQGVTNTGDAPLRLLAVQPPSGWRFLFWHVRALLRRLWR; encoded by the coding sequence ATGGAAATTATCAACGTTTTTGATACACGTATCCCTTGGGGAACATCAGCGCACCATATCGCAACGCGCTTCAAAGATTTAGGTGTCGAAGGCGCCACCAACGGCGTCAAAATGCTCTTCGTTGAAATTGCACCGGGGGGGCGCATCATGCTGCACGCCCACGGAGCAGAAGTCTTTTTTGTGCTGGAAGGGCAAGGACGCTTCACCATCGAGCACGAAGAAGCCGACATCCTCCCCGGCGACCGCATTATCGTACCGCGTGGTCACATTCAAGGCGTCACCAATACCGGCGACGCGCCCCTGCGCCTGCTGGCTGTCCAGCCTCCGAGCGGCTGGCGCTTTCTCTTCTGGCATGTGCGCGCGCTTCTGCGCCGCCTATGGCGTTGA
- a CDS encoding LysM peptidoglycan-binding domain-containing protein: MKSFRIFLLIALLSLFTLTACERQREEVVGDLVPAETTQEEGATEETTEGATAETPPTQEGEVAASVEEPTQSTEETVIEVGEASPTPEAEEAAEPTPEPEATEVAVTEPTPTPEAAAAEEQPAETTQPEEEAATGPRVHIVQEGEWLYAIARTYGVSPDAIIAANNLQPPYTVYPGQELIIPEATSDETQTGDTTSEQRIHVVQEGEWLYAIARTYGVSPDAIIAANNLQPPYTVYPGQKLIIPTP; this comes from the coding sequence ATGAAGTCATTTCGGATATTTCTGCTTATCGCACTGCTGAGCCTGTTCACCCTCACGGCATGTGAACGCCAGCGCGAAGAGGTTGTCGGTGATCTCGTTCCTGCTGAAACAACGCAGGAAGAAGGCGCAACCGAAGAGACAACAGAGGGCGCAACCGCAGAAACGCCACCAACGCAAGAAGGCGAAGTGGCCGCCTCCGTTGAAGAACCCACCCAATCCACCGAAGAAACCGTGATTGAAGTGGGCGAAGCAAGCCCGACCCCAGAAGCCGAAGAAGCGGCAGAGCCCACACCTGAACCGGAAGCGACCGAAGTCGCCGTCACTGAACCGACGCCGACACCTGAAGCCGCCGCTGCGGAAGAACAGCCCGCGGAAACGACCCAGCCGGAAGAAGAAGCGGCCACCGGGCCACGTGTGCATATTGTGCAAGAAGGCGAATGGCTCTACGCCATCGCTCGTACCTACGGCGTCTCGCCGGACGCTATCATCGCCGCCAACAACCTGCAACCACCCTACACCGTCTATCCGGGGCAAGAACTGATCATCCCTGAAGCGACCAGCGATGAAACACAAACCGGCGATACCACCAGCGAGCAGCGCATCCACGTTGTGCAAGAAGGCGAATGGCTCTACGCCATCGCTCGCACCTACGGCGTCTCACCGGACGCTATCATCGCCGCCAACAACCTGCAACCACCCTACACCGTCTATCCGGGGCAGAAACTGATCATCCCAACCCCCTGA